The Glycine max cultivar Williams 82 chromosome 12, Glycine_max_v4.0, whole genome shotgun sequence genome window below encodes:
- the LOC121173206 gene encoding protein MAIN-LIKE 1-like — translation MEAPAAVEDIPTDAGAEAAEDQPQEFPGGPSDPFVLTAYADHVACNVWTGEERPELKLSSHGRKVHSLGRPVPAIEGLIAGTGLSPLIACSVDTGDQGLLSAFVERWHRETSSFHLLVGELTITLDDVSSLLHLPVIGDLHAFQPLNMDDAVQMLVDLLMVSPESARAETVQCRGSYVRLQWVCDIYQHRCQAGHWTAAARPYLLHLLGCTLFANKSATNVHVVYLEALRDLSMTERYAWGVAALVHMYDQLNDASMSHSRQLGGYITLLQC, via the exons ATGGAGGCACCAGCTGCTGTGGAGGACATTCCTACGGACGCAGGTGCAGAGGCGGCTGAGGATCAGCCTCAGGAATTTCCGGGTGGTCCGAGCGACCCATTTGTGTTGACAGCGTATGCGGATCACGTTGCTTGCAACGTATGGACGGGAGAg gagcgtCCTGAATTGAAGCTATCCTCTCATGGGAGGAAGGTCCACAGTTTAGGCAGGCCTGTCCCTGCCATTGAGGGACTTATTGCTGGTACAGGACTAAGTCCTCTGATCGCGTGTTCGGTAGACACCGGCGATCAGGGACTTTTGTCCGCGTTTGTGGAACGGTGGCACCGGGAGACGTCTAGTTTCCATCTCCTGGTGGGAGAGCTCACCATCACATTGGACGACGTCTCCTCTCTTCTCCATCTTCCCGTTATTGGCGACTTACACGCATTTCAGCCCTTGAACATGGACGATGCGGTTCAGATGCTGGTGGACTTGTTGATGGTGTCTCCAGAGTCTGCTAGGGCTGAGACAGTCCAGTGTCGCGGATCGTACGTACGCCTGCAATGGGTATGTGATATATATCAGCACCGATGCCAGGCAGGTCATTGGACAGCTGCGGCTCGTCCATATCTTCTTCACCTACTGGGTTGCACtctgtttgctaacaagagtgcaaccaatgTCCATGTTGTCTACTTGGAGGCCCTTCGTGACCTCAGTATGACAGAGAGGTACGCTTGGGGAGTGGCTGCTTTGGTTCATATGTACGACCAGCTGAACGATGCATCTATGAGCCACAGTCGACAGCTTGGCGGTTACATCACATTGCTGCAg TGCTAG